One window of the Nostoc sp. 'Peltigera membranacea cyanobiont' N6 genome contains the following:
- a CDS encoding ParM/StbA family protein, with protein sequence MTDLAVNTENANTGQKGTLTIVAGYDLGNSSIKFVSSDRQIRFPSYLENCYYRPTETPTEGYVEYLEGDALTKLDYKQWLSGYAAYDANPKNHLRVTDDATAKVSQSLKHLLAVLSYYPYKASIELVICASLHERGDLEDQLIEALTGRHVVKFGGKICPTEVKIHVLKVYDEGHAAIAAFAQNLNTSKQNVIVDIGNRTVIATLIGSKGHLANRKTFDNGVEELIRMISVNPDFKNRLVGEIAMPHLIRQGLESTDKPFWYGKQFSFQDVYQKELAPWVQKSLAPVFKFIHPWKINADVCLITGGGSRLSSVSEALQAKGFVVADNPVWANAIGLEQLAKMIHLRSVNEQQ encoded by the coding sequence ATGACAGATTTGGCAGTTAATACCGAAAATGCCAACACTGGGCAAAAAGGTACACTCACGATCGTTGCTGGTTACGACCTCGGTAATTCCAGCATTAAATTTGTATCATCAGACCGCCAGATAAGATTTCCCAGTTATTTAGAGAATTGCTACTACCGTCCTACAGAGACTCCCACAGAAGGTTACGTTGAGTACCTAGAGGGTGATGCACTAACTAAACTGGACTACAAGCAATGGTTATCGGGCTATGCAGCTTACGATGCCAACCCGAAAAACCATCTTCGGGTTACTGATGATGCTACTGCAAAGGTGAGTCAATCGCTGAAACATCTACTAGCAGTGCTTTCTTATTACCCTTATAAAGCCTCGATTGAGTTAGTAATTTGTGCTTCTCTGCACGAAAGAGGCGATTTGGAAGACCAACTGATTGAAGCACTCACTGGCCGCCATGTCGTCAAGTTTGGCGGTAAGATTTGCCCCACCGAGGTCAAGATCCATGTTTTGAAGGTTTACGACGAAGGTCACGCAGCGATCGCCGCCTTTGCCCAGAACTTGAACACCAGTAAGCAAAACGTAATTGTTGATATCGGGAATCGGACAGTTATTGCCACTTTAATCGGTTCCAAAGGACATCTAGCTAACCGAAAGACTTTTGATAACGGTGTGGAAGAGTTGATCCGAATGATTTCGGTCAACCCAGACTTTAAGAATCGCTTGGTAGGCGAGATTGCAATGCCGCACCTTATCCGTCAAGGACTAGAAAGCACTGACAAGCCCTTTTGGTATGGCAAACAGTTCAGTTTTCAAGATGTCTACCAAAAAGAGTTAGCGCCTTGGGTACAAAAGTCCCTAGCGCCAGTATTCAAGTTTATCCACCCTTGGAAGATTAATGCAGATGTCTGCTTAATTACTGGGGGAGGCTCACGACTGTCATCAGTGAGTGAAGCACTTCAGGCTAAAGGGTTCGTGGTAGCAGACAACCCAGTGTGGGCAAACGCGATTGGGCTTGAACAATTAGCAAAGATGATTCATTTAAGGAGTGTGAATGAACAGCAATGA
- a CDS encoding type I restriction enzyme HsdR N-terminal domain-containing protein — protein MFSNFDFLLLDDPDFKEDSVREELIVPLLKALGYSANGPAKIIRSKTLTHPFVYIGSKSHKVNIVPDYLLMVDENYRWVLEAKAPSEQIISGKNPEQAFSYAIHPEIRVFRYALCNGRKLVIFDINRIEPTLVVNMIDLDINFKDVQRLLSPSAFIKPHIFDYKPDFGLYLHKLGFDTKSKHHFLPTLMPLISKVEDDLYTFSVNIKFQDDFLAASFDFDEVRLQQLLQILPISKAQQVRDALRRQPFSISFKDDIVPEVNLLAELGEKVYSNEYEDYCPLIVEKFFTSLP, from the coding sequence ATGTTTAGTAATTTTGATTTTTTGCTGCTTGATGATCCAGATTTTAAAGAAGATTCTGTTCGTGAAGAACTCATTGTTCCGTTACTAAAAGCTTTAGGGTACTCAGCTAATGGTCCGGCAAAAATTATTCGGAGTAAAACACTTACACATCCTTTTGTATACATTGGGTCAAAAAGTCATAAAGTAAACATTGTTCCAGATTATCTATTAATGGTAGATGAAAACTATCGTTGGGTCTTAGAAGCCAAAGCTCCGAGTGAGCAAATCATTTCTGGGAAAAATCCAGAGCAAGCATTTAGTTACGCTATTCATCCTGAAATTAGAGTATTTCGCTATGCCCTGTGTAATGGACGAAAATTAGTTATTTTTGACATTAATCGAATTGAACCAACTCTAGTTGTAAATATGATTGATTTAGATATCAATTTTAAAGATGTACAACGTTTATTAAGTCCCTCAGCATTTATCAAACCACATATATTTGATTACAAACCAGACTTTGGACTTTATCTACATAAGCTAGGGTTTGATACTAAAAGCAAACATCATTTTTTGCCGACCCTTATGCCTTTGATAAGTAAGGTAGAAGATGATTTGTACACATTTTCTGTAAATATTAAGTTTCAAGATGATTTTCTAGCTGCATCATTTGATTTTGACGAGGTTCGTCTCCAACAACTCTTGCAAATATTGCCTATTAGTAAAGCCCAGCAGGTGAGAGATGCTCTCCGCAGGCAACCATTCAGTATTTCCTTTAAGGACGATATAGTGCCGGAGGTGAATTTGCTAGCTGAACTAGGAGAAAAAGTTTATTCTAATGAATATGAGGATTACTGTCCTTTAATCGTAGAGAAATTTTTTACATCTCTGCCGTAG